Below is a window of Burkholderia cepacia DNA.
ATCTCGCCCGACTCGATACCGAGGCTCACGTCGTTGAGCCCGACGTTGCAGCCCGTTTCGGCCAGCACGTCGGCCTTGCGCTTGCCCGAGCGCAGCAGGTCGAGCACGCGCGCATGCGCGGCCTGCGGCCCGAACAGCTTGTACACGTGTTTGACGTCGATGGTCGCCATGTCTGCCTCCGTTCCTATGCGCGCGACGATTGCGTCGCCTGATTCGAATCGACGCCCGCCGACTGCGCCTTGCGCGGCAGCCGGTACGGCACGCGCGATGCGCCCTTCTGCCGGCGCTGCTGCGCGAGCCGGCGGCGTGCGCGCCGCTCCTGGCCGAAGCCCTGGCTGATCCGGTCGATCACGATCGCGAGGATCACGATCGCGAGGCCGGCCTGCGTGCCCTTGCCGACGTCGAGCGTCTGGATGCCCGCGAGCACGTCCTCGCCGAGCCCGCGCGAGCCGATCATCGACGCGATCACGACCATCGACAGCGCCATCATCGTCGTCTGGTTGATGCCAGCCATGATGCTCGGCCGCGCGAGCGGCAACTGCACGTTGACGAGCAGTTGCCAGCGCGTCGTGCCGAATGCGCGCGCGGCCTCCGTCACGTCCGGATCGACCTGGCGGATGCCGAGATCGGTCAGGCGGATCAGCGGCGGCAGCGCGTAGATGATCGTCGCGAGGATCGCGGGCACCTTGCCGAGCCCGAACAGCATCAGCACCGGGATCAGGTACACGAAGCTCGGCAGGGTCTGCATCACGTCGAGCACGGGCAACAGCAGCCGGCGCAGCCATGGGCTGCGCGAGGCGAGGATGCCGACCGGCACGCCGATCGCGACCGACAGCACCGTCGAGACAAGCATCAGCGCGAGTGTCTGCATCAGCTTGTCCCACAGGCCGAAGCAGCCGATCGCGTAAAGCAGCAGCATGAAGAGCACGCCGAGGCCGATTCGGCGCGTCGCATTCCACGCGATCGCGCCGACGACCAGCAGCACCAGCCACGGCGGCGCGACGCGCAGCGCGCCTTCGAGCGGCACGAGCAGGTAGCGCAACACGAGCACGCTGAAGTGATGGAAGCTGTCGCCGTATTGCGCGACGAACGTCTCGAGCGCGCTGTTCACCCAGTCGGCGATCGACAGGTGCAGAAAGAAGCCGTTCATGTTGATTCTCCGTCGCGCCGCGAAGGCGCGTGACGGCGGCAGCGGGCACGGGCCCGCCGCCGCGCGCAGGTTACGCGCCCTTCAGGCTGCCGGCGATCTTCTGCGCGACGTCGGCCGGCACCCACTGCTTCCACATGTCCTGGCGAGTCTTCAGGAACTGCGTGGCCATCGCCGCGCCGTCGATCTTCTTCGTCGTCATCTCGAGGATCGTCTGGTTCAGGAAGTCCATCGGAAAACGCACCTTGCCGAATACGCCGACGAGATCGGGATTCGCATCGGCGAACGGCTTCGACACGCCCACCGTCAGCCGCGACACCATGTACGACGACGCGCACTGGTGCGTGCTGCTCTCGTCGCGCAACGTCTTCCAGCATGCTTCGTTATAGGCCGGCATCTTCAGCGCGGTGAACTTGTATTTCGCCATCAGCGCGGCCGGGCCCCAGTAATAGAACACGATCGGCGCGCCGCGCTGGTACGCGGACGCGATCGCCGCGTCGAGCGCCGCGCCCGTGCCCGGATGGAAGTTCGTGTACGACTGGTCGAGCTTCAGCACCTTCAAGAGACGTGTGTTCACGCGCTCGCAGTCCCAGCCCGTCGGGCAGTTCAGGAAGCGGCCCTTGTCCGGTTCCTCCTCGTCGGCGAACACCTGCTTGAACTTCGGCAGATCGTCGACCGATACGAGCCCGGGCGCGACCGGCTTGATGTTGCGCGCCGGATCGCCCTTCACCACGTAGTCGGGCACGAACCAGCCTT
It encodes the following:
- a CDS encoding ABC transporter permease, giving the protein MNGFFLHLSIADWVNSALETFVAQYGDSFHHFSVLVLRYLLVPLEGALRVAPPWLVLLVVGAIAWNATRRIGLGVLFMLLLYAIGCFGLWDKLMQTLALMLVSTVLSVAIGVPVGILASRSPWLRRLLLPVLDVMQTLPSFVYLIPVLMLFGLGKVPAILATIIYALPPLIRLTDLGIRQVDPDVTEAARAFGTTRWQLLVNVQLPLARPSIMAGINQTTMMALSMVVIASMIGSRGLGEDVLAGIQTLDVGKGTQAGLAIVILAIVIDRISQGFGQERRARRRLAQQRRQKGASRVPYRLPRKAQSAGVDSNQATQSSRA
- a CDS encoding ABC transporter substrate-binding protein; amino-acid sequence: MQIRRLKTVLLAAAAILSAPAAHAAGGACADGKTVHFAGITWESGSFATEVLRQIMEKGYGCKTDVVPGSTAATETALARNDLQIWAEQWTGRSEITAKAVSSGAVKLIGDTLPGGTTEGWFVPDYVVKGDPARNIKPVAPGLVSVDDLPKFKQVFADEEEPDKGRFLNCPTGWDCERVNTRLLKVLKLDQSYTNFHPGTGAALDAAIASAYQRGAPIVFYYWGPAALMAKYKFTALKMPAYNEACWKTLRDESSTHQCASSYMVSRLTVGVSKPFADANPDLVGVFGKVRFPMDFLNQTILEMTTKKIDGAAMATQFLKTRQDMWKQWVPADVAQKIAGSLKGA